The sequence below is a genomic window from Candidatus Methanoplasma termitum.
TTCAGCGACGGCGGTATCGTGGGGCTCATGCTCGCTTCGAAATATCCGGATGTCCTGTCAGGGCTCATCGCAAGCGGCCCGAACCTCACCCCCAAGGACGTCATACTGAAGGAACGTCTGCCGATGCGGATCGTGAACATCTTTAAGAGGGACCCTAAAGTAAAAATGATGATCGAAGAACCGAACATCACCGATGAGGATCTCATGAGGATCAAGATTCCGGTGTTGATCACGGTCGCGGAAAAGGACATCATCCCCATATCGCATGCGGAACATATCGCAAACACGGTCGGGAACGGAAGTCTTATCATCGTTCCTTATGAGGATCATGCGAGCTACATTGTGCATTCGGACAGGTTGTTCCCGCTTATATCGGACTTCGTTGAACGAGTCTCTGTCGCAGACCGGCAGATCTGACCGAAGCAATGATCATGCTTTCGGCCTCGGTTTCCTCTTTCCGGTGAACTCGGCGGAGACTATCTTGTACACACAGACTGCTTTTGCCTGATCGGCGGTAAAAACAGCTTCCTTCCCTGACTGATGTTTGAACATTATCGATAACGCTTCGCATTTTTCAACTGCGTCCTGAATGAAGAACACCTCGCCGTATCCGATCATGCTTGCAAAGTAATAGCCTGAGTTGCACGGAGTATCCGTGAACATCGGCTCGCCTTCGCTCGCCATTTCAAAGCAGACCTTGTTATTCTTTCTGAGAATGTCAATCTTCTTCCCTTCATGCGCACTGTGAAAGTACAGTTCTAAAACACCGTTCTCAAGGAATTTGTAACCGAAGCTCAGGGGGACCACATACGGTGCGCCGTCGTCGACCATCGCCACATGGCAGGTCTTGCACCGAAGGATGATCTTCTCTATTTCATCCCTATCTTTTACTTCCCTGTCCTTTCGTCTCATTTTTCACGCCGTCGTCCCCGGACCCTTTGCGGTCCGGTACAGATATATGACATATCTTATGAACACGTATACGACCATAAGTATCGCCGCGGCCACGGTTATCTCTCTTAGTATCACGAATATCTCGACGGACGAGAGCCCATAGTATTCGCCGAACCTGTAGAACGACACTGCGCTTATCACAAGAGGGAAAGTGAGCGCCGCATAACTGGGATAGAACTTACTGTTGAGCATTTTCGGCATGTATGCCATAACGGCAATGTAGCTGACAACACTCAATATGATCAGCAAAATAAGGACGAACTCGGGCGGCGAACCGCCGAACGCCGAGAGACCGCCGACTATGCAGAGGTTGGCAGGGGCGGCGAATATCGCGATCTGAGGGGTCAGCGGTTCCGGGATCTTCCTGACCTTCAGCGTACGGTAGGCCGCCAGCGGTAAAATGATCAAATACCCTATGAGTCCGCACCAGAATAATATCTTTCCGAGATCCTGCATCCCGAACGTCGGAGAGGTTACGCTTGCCACCACGTATCCGACAAATACGATGACCCAGCTCGGGAATACCGTCATCATGTTGAATTTGAGCATGAATTTTTTTACAAAGAAGAACATGAACACAAAACTCATTATGATCGCTCCGAGCCAGACCGCAAGTGCGACATCGAAGGCGAAGTTTTTTATGTATGTGGAAAGGAGCATGAGCGTCATCGTATACGTCGGCAGAACTGCGAAAGCGGCGGGATTCTCTATGTCCTTGATTATCCCCCGCCAATCTACAACTATCCTGATCGTGAACAATGCCATTATTATTGCCGACAGTGCCGCAAGTATGCTGTACGAATAGAGATCATACCTCTGGGAAAGAAAGATATCGAGGGATGCGAGCGCCAATGCCAGGCCGCATATCGGTACCGGTACCTTGGAAATGAATTGTCTTGCGTTCACAATGATGTCCTCTTTACTCTGTACGCACTCTGCTGAATATAAGCTTACGTTCTGTGCGTTCTGGCATAGTCTGCGTTCTCATAAAGGGCATGCGCACACTATCGGCGCATTCTGAACAAAACCCTTGTGCAGGATGGTTTAGTGCAGGAGAAGGGATTTGAACCCTTGTATCACTAAGAACAGGATCCTAAGTCCTGCGCCGTTTCCGTGCTTGGCTACCCCTGCTTACTTAGACCTGACGACCGTTTTCTTTATTATCATTTTCCTCTCGAATAATGTGTTATGGAGGATTTTGACCGCAATTTACACGGATGCGACACCAAGACGACGCCGAGTGTCGTCTTGGCTTTTCATTTTTGTTTTACAGGAACCAATATTCCAGAATTCTTTCCACCTTCTTTCTGAATATATCCTTTATCTGCCAGCTTTGCCAGAGTCCTCTGTGCTGTTCTGGGATTAATATCCATTATTTTGGGTATATCTGCAGTTTTCCGTACTGTTCCTTCATAGATCAGCTTATAGACCTCCGACTCGGTTTCTGTCATGTTCAATGTATTCATAAATGCCATTTCAGAATCATTTGTTTCTCTTACATCTGGAGAGAAACCAAGGACGTTGAGAATTGTGTTGGGTATCTCCTTTATTGCATTTGTGTGAAAAAGATAGTTCACTTTTGCAAGTTCGCGTTTTGCATTCCATTCCAGTGTTTTCTGTTCTTCTTCTCTGAGGCGCTGATATTCACGTATCATATACAGTTTGAACTCTACCGATACCCAGGATGCGAATTCGAAAGCAATGTCCTTGTGCGCAAATGTTCCTTGGCTATAACGCCCGCGGCTGGCCGTTATGCCAATAGCGTTTGTTTTTCCCACCCACTGTTCGACTGACAGTGTGAATGCGTTATATCCCGCCTCGTTTCTAAAGAGGTCGAATTCGACCCCTTTAAAATCGGGGTTGTTCAATGTTTCCCACAATCCGAGAAAGGCAATAGTCTCTTTTTTTCTTAGCCGATTCTTGATCACGTCTTTTGTGCTCTCGTTCTTAAATCTGGCTATATCTGTCAGCGAGATATAATATTCTTGTGCGATGCGTTTGTATCGAACATCAATGCCTTTAACAGTTAACTTATCTTCTGTCATCTCTGCTTCTCCTTTATGCAAGGTGTTCCTTCACAGAGGACAATATTCGGGGTCGCAGGCCGTATTGTACTCTAGGTCCTCAGTAGCGACAAAATGCTTCCTTTATCCGTTATCGCTACGGGCCGAGCCTTGTTTTCCTTACCGAAAATATGAGTGTGAAACGAGTATAAAGTCTCCAGGGGGGTATCCGAAACTGATCCATATAAAACAGTGATCCTCCTATGATGTAGTGCCAACAAACAACCACAGAAAAATCATTTGCGGGAGGGATATCCAGACATAAAGATGGATCCGTTCGTTCCAGATGCCGTGCGCATCCATCCGAACTTGTTTTCGGCACAAATAAGAAACCGAAAGTGAGATGCGGGGGGAGTACATTTCATACAAGGCGACATGTAACGGGTGCGGTGTAGGGTTTATCCAACACGGTCTGTTACTAACGAAACCCAATTAAATA
It includes:
- a CDS encoding pyridoxamine 5'-phosphate oxidase family protein; amino-acid sequence: MRRKDREVKDRDEIEKIILRCKTCHVAMVDDGAPYVVPLSFGYKFLENGVLELYFHSAHEGKKIDILRKNNKVCFEMASEGEPMFTDTPCNSGYYFASMIGYGEVFFIQDAVEKCEALSIMFKHQSGKEAVFTADQAKAVCVYKIVSAEFTGKRKPRPKA
- a CDS encoding KilA-N domain-containing protein; the protein is MTEDKLTVKGIDVRYKRIAQEYYISLTDIARFKNESTKDVIKNRLRKKETIAFLGLWETLNNPDFKGVEFDLFRNEAGYNAFTLSVEQWVGKTNAIGITASRGRYSQGTFAHKDIAFEFASWVSVEFKLYMIREYQRLREEEQKTLEWNAKRELAKVNYLFHTNAIKEIPNTILNVLGFSPDVRETNDSEMAFMNTLNMTETESEVYKLIYEGTVRKTADIPKIMDINPRTAQRTLAKLADKGYIQKEGGKNSGILVPVKQK
- a CDS encoding TDT family transporter; amino-acid sequence: MNARQFISKVPVPICGLALALASLDIFLSQRYDLYSYSILAALSAIIMALFTIRIVVDWRGIIKDIENPAAFAVLPTYTMTLMLLSTYIKNFAFDVALAVWLGAIIMSFVFMFFFVKKFMLKFNMMTVFPSWVIVFVGYVVASVTSPTFGMQDLGKILFWCGLIGYLIILPLAAYRTLKVRKIPEPLTPQIAIFAAPANLCIVGGLSAFGGSPPEFVLILLIILSVVSYIAVMAYMPKMLNSKFYPSYAALTFPLVISAVSFYRFGEYYGLSSVEIFVILREITVAAAILMVVYVFIRYVIYLYRTAKGPGTTA
- a CDS encoding alpha/beta fold hydrolase, yielding MFVHVNGVEIYYEIDGDGSPIILLHGNGEHHRIFDRLVDDLKKNHKVFSMDTRGHGESEKVDSFHYSDMVEDVAAFIRELRIERPIVYGFSDGGIVGLMLASKYPDVLSGLIASGPNLTPKDVILKERLPMRIVNIFKRDPKVKMMIEEPNITDEDLMRIKIPVLITVAEKDIIPISHAEHIANTVGNGSLIIVPYEDHASYIVHSDRLFPLISDFVERVSVADRQI